In Vibrio tritonius, the following are encoded in one genomic region:
- a CDS encoding TVP38/TMEM64 family protein: MKLLKIVFLCALCVLIYSESDSDIWMHIADKNWIANYIANDGIRGLTILLTFGAIFTACGGPRQLIAFTFGFTFGSILGVVFCLLSAITGAVCTYALAAWIFRDTLTRRLGKRYKKFKGFVDTQPFSKVLLLRIFPLGSNLITNLLSGVTGVPVLSFIAASLLGYLPQTIIFVLAGAGVGSASQWQLIVSIILGIVSIALTHYLYQRYKQSLHSEEQLGEHSNV; encoded by the coding sequence ATGAAACTGCTAAAAATCGTCTTTTTATGTGCTTTATGTGTTCTTATTTACTCAGAATCAGATAGTGACATATGGATGCATATTGCTGATAAAAATTGGATTGCCAATTACATAGCGAACGATGGTATTCGAGGGCTTACTATTCTTTTAACCTTTGGTGCCATATTCACCGCTTGTGGCGGCCCAAGACAGCTTATCGCATTCACATTTGGCTTCACTTTTGGCAGTATTTTAGGTGTTGTATTTTGCTTACTGAGTGCGATTACCGGAGCAGTATGTACTTATGCCTTGGCCGCTTGGATTTTTCGGGATACCTTAACTCGAAGACTCGGCAAACGTTATAAAAAGTTCAAAGGTTTTGTCGATACCCAGCCTTTCTCTAAAGTCCTACTGCTGCGTATATTTCCCCTTGGAAGCAATCTTATTACCAACCTGCTTTCCGGTGTAACTGGCGTTCCGGTACTTTCATTTATTGCGGCTTCATTGCTCGGCTACCTTCCACAAACCATCATTTTTGTACTCGCAGGGGCTGGCGTAGGCTCAGCAAGCCAGTGGCAATTAATCGTGAGTATTATTCTTGGTATTGTAAGTATTGCATTGACCCATTACTTATATCAACGATATAAGCAGTCCCTTCATTCAGAAGAACAGTTAGGGGAACATTCGAATGTTTAA
- a CDS encoding ArnT family glycosyltransferase: MFKSLSERFYSDDYYRVLSLLLLFAFIVIAMGIGLRGPWPADEPRFAEAAKEMVVSGNWFFPLRGGELYPDKPPIFMWAIAVFYSLTNSIYWSFLIPNAIAGLITLVCVYDIATKLWSVKVARNAFLLLMLIPQFVLQAKTAQIDAMVTCWITIAMYGFVRHYFVKESWFWYGLSWAFMGLGIITKGVGFLPILFLIPALTYRIRSGETSVKRAIIEIVFGLVCMLLVLSAWFFPMLHWVDVSGNPDYIAYRDNILFKQTAKRYADSWTHLKPWYHFILQVIPGFWFPSSLFLLSRSFWKNYHQDRVIRSLLIWVALVVFFFSLSPGKRGVYILPAVPMLALCFSHWLTHQTMERWISVVIKWATWVLNLALFVIAILLFTHNKGLIKHLGEEPDVMGFAIFFAVTALIWLAINIKMHRSQILCKFGVLMSITWVLYSSWGYVLLDPIRTPAKDVMNEAAKAIGPHGHLSIVDYREQFLLYSPVELTQFSYLSAIEDQYRNAWLWIQQGENRFVIGRDNDNLVCFNAEKAKFIGKAHRRGWYLFDINSILPNCEPPTKVKQYVTPFAKHAVTD; encoded by the coding sequence ATGTTTAAATCTCTCTCCGAACGCTTTTATAGTGATGATTATTATAGAGTTCTCTCTTTATTGCTCCTCTTTGCGTTTATTGTTATCGCGATGGGAATAGGTTTACGTGGCCCTTGGCCCGCAGATGAACCGCGTTTTGCAGAAGCAGCTAAAGAAATGGTGGTGTCAGGAAATTGGTTTTTCCCATTACGCGGTGGCGAGCTTTACCCAGATAAACCGCCTATCTTCATGTGGGCAATTGCTGTCTTTTATAGCTTAACTAACAGTATCTATTGGTCATTTTTGATCCCCAATGCCATTGCAGGGCTGATAACACTCGTTTGTGTATATGATATTGCGACTAAATTATGGAGTGTGAAAGTCGCTCGTAATGCTTTTCTGCTGCTAATGCTCATTCCACAATTTGTACTGCAAGCCAAAACCGCACAAATCGATGCAATGGTCACATGTTGGATAACCATTGCAATGTATGGTTTTGTCCGTCATTACTTTGTGAAAGAAAGCTGGTTTTGGTATGGACTAAGTTGGGCGTTTATGGGGCTAGGGATAATAACCAAAGGGGTCGGTTTCTTACCTATCCTATTCTTAATTCCAGCCCTAACCTATCGCATTCGTTCTGGTGAAACATCGGTAAAACGAGCGATTATCGAAATTGTATTTGGCTTAGTTTGCATGTTACTCGTGTTATCAGCTTGGTTCTTCCCAATGCTACATTGGGTGGATGTGAGTGGTAATCCCGATTACATAGCATATCGTGATAACATCCTTTTCAAACAAACAGCGAAACGCTATGCAGATTCATGGACCCACTTAAAGCCGTGGTACCACTTTATTTTACAAGTGATACCGGGGTTTTGGTTCCCTTCCTCACTGTTCTTACTAAGTCGGAGCTTTTGGAAAAACTATCACCAGGATCGCGTAATTCGCTCTCTGCTTATTTGGGTCGCATTAGTCGTATTTTTCTTTAGCCTGAGCCCAGGTAAACGCGGCGTTTATATTTTACCTGCAGTTCCAATGCTGGCACTCTGCTTCTCTCATTGGTTGACTCATCAAACCATGGAACGGTGGATCAGCGTTGTCATCAAATGGGCAACGTGGGTGCTTAACCTTGCTCTATTTGTTATTGCTATTTTGTTGTTTACGCATAATAAAGGACTGATTAAACACCTAGGTGAAGAACCTGACGTGATGGGATTCGCTATTTTCTTTGCTGTCACTGCGCTAATTTGGTTGGCAATTAATATCAAAATGCATCGTTCCCAAATTCTATGCAAATTTGGGGTTTTAATGTCAATCACTTGGGTGCTCTATAGCTCTTGGGGCTATGTATTACTCGATCCGATAAGAACGCCAGCGAAAGATGTCATGAATGAAGCGGCGAAAGCGATTGGGCCTCACGGTCACCTATCGATTGTGGACTACCGTGAGCAGTTCCTACTCTACTCTCCCGTTGAACTAACACAGTTTAGTTATCTTTCAGCCATAGAAGACCAATATCGCAATGCTTGGTTGTGGATTCAACAAGGAGAAAATCGCTTTGTGATTGGTCGTGATAATGACAACCTTGTTTGCTTCAACGCAGAGAAGGCAAAGTTTATCGGCAAAGCCCATCGTAGGGGCTGGTATCTCTTCGATATCAATTCCATTTTGCCAAACTGCGAACCACCAACCAAAGTTAAGCAGTATGTGACTCCCTTCGCTAAGCATGCGGTAACTGACTAA
- a CDS encoding glycerol dehydrogenase: MNKTPRTVTSPKKFIIGTGLLAQLPDYVKDFGNNAFIICDEFILTKVKEEAIAAIEKDSQLTATAEKFNYECTQEEIDRNCKLVVDTHANVIVGVGGGKTLDCAKAVGYQQKLPVILYPTIASTDAPCTALAVIYKSNGEFDHYLFLPQNPDAVIADTDILSGAPARFFAAGVGDALATYFEARACYACDGVNLVLKKPSRTGLGLARLCYELLSENVEAAMDALKNKITTPALEQTIEATIYLSGVGAEAGGLAAAHAVNNGMSAVADLHKAQHGEKVVFGLLTQLVLENAPKEEIDNVIRIVKTAGLPLTLEDMGLTKFVEEEWRKVAQIACAEGDTMSNMPKAVTEDEVYSAIIAANNMAHRYKAKA; this comes from the coding sequence GTGAATAAAACACCACGGACAGTAACGTCACCTAAAAAATTTATTATCGGTACAGGTTTGTTGGCTCAACTTCCTGATTATGTGAAAGATTTTGGCAATAATGCGTTTATTATTTGTGATGAATTCATTCTTACCAAAGTCAAAGAAGAAGCGATTGCTGCGATAGAGAAAGACAGTCAGCTCACTGCAACAGCAGAAAAATTCAACTACGAATGTACTCAAGAAGAGATCGACCGCAATTGCAAATTAGTTGTAGATACTCATGCCAATGTTATCGTTGGTGTTGGCGGCGGGAAAACATTGGACTGTGCTAAAGCTGTTGGTTATCAACAAAAATTACCAGTGATTCTTTATCCAACTATTGCATCTACTGATGCACCATGTACTGCATTAGCTGTTATCTATAAATCGAATGGTGAATTTGACCATTATCTGTTTTTGCCGCAAAACCCTGATGCGGTCATTGCTGATACCGATATTCTATCGGGCGCGCCAGCTCGTTTCTTTGCCGCAGGTGTTGGTGATGCTTTGGCTACCTATTTTGAAGCAAGAGCATGTTATGCATGCGATGGTGTTAACCTAGTATTGAAAAAACCTTCTCGTACTGGTTTAGGTTTAGCCCGACTCTGTTATGAGTTATTAAGTGAAAACGTTGAAGCCGCGATGGATGCGTTAAAAAATAAAATTACCACTCCGGCATTGGAACAAACCATTGAAGCGACGATTTACTTGAGTGGTGTCGGTGCAGAAGCTGGTGGTCTTGCTGCTGCTCACGCGGTCAACAATGGTATGTCTGCGGTTGCGGATTTACATAAAGCACAGCATGGCGAAAAAGTGGTGTTTGGCCTTTTGACACAATTGGTACTAGAAAATGCACCAAAAGAAGAAATCGATAATGTCATTCGTATTGTGAAAACTGCAGGCTTACCTTTGACTTTAGAAGATATGGGGTTAACCAAGTTTGTTGAAGAAGAATGGCGTAAAGTCGCTCAAATAGCCTGTGCAGAAGGTGATACCATGAGCAATATGCCAAAAGCGGTTACTGAAGACGAAGTGTATAGTGCAATAATTGCTGCGAATAATATGGCTCATCGTTACAAAGCTAAAGCCTAG
- the lptG gene encoding LPS export ABC transporter permease LptG, which translates to MFKILDWYIGRTIIATSSLVLVTFVGLSGIIKYVDQLRKVGKGTYDLLHALYFVILSIPRDIEMFFPMAALLGALIGLGMLASSSELVVMQAAGYSKLQIGLSVLKTAVPLMIIITLLGEWGAPQAQKLARDMRAFATSGGNILSVQTGVWAKDASDFIFITKIDENKLYGINMWRFNDDKKLTEVLFAKEADYIKGEHWLLKGATLTDMRDNIVIKKTNLPTYQWKTSLEPDKLQVVTVKPEELSLSGLYSYVHYLKASEQDASRYDLAFWRKITQPFSIAVMMLMALSFIFGPLRSVTMGARILSGVIAGFTFYISSEFFGPLSLVYGFPPSIGAIAPSIVFLTIAVVLMGRKA; encoded by the coding sequence GTGTTTAAAATTCTTGATTGGTATATTGGCCGAACCATCATCGCCACTTCCTCATTAGTGCTGGTAACGTTTGTTGGACTGTCTGGAATCATCAAATACGTCGATCAGCTACGTAAGGTAGGCAAAGGTACATACGATTTATTGCATGCCTTGTATTTCGTAATCTTGAGCATTCCTCGTGATATCGAAATGTTCTTCCCTATGGCGGCGTTGTTAGGTGCATTGATCGGTTTGGGGATGTTGGCATCGAGTTCTGAGCTCGTCGTTATGCAAGCTGCGGGTTACTCTAAATTGCAAATTGGGTTATCTGTACTTAAAACGGCGGTTCCGTTGATGATCATCATTACCTTGCTAGGTGAGTGGGGCGCGCCGCAAGCGCAAAAACTGGCCCGTGACATGCGCGCTTTTGCAACTTCTGGTGGTAATATTTTATCGGTTCAGACCGGGGTGTGGGCGAAAGATGCTAGCGACTTTATTTTTATCACCAAGATTGATGAAAATAAGCTTTATGGTATCAATATGTGGCGCTTTAACGACGATAAAAAGTTAACCGAGGTGTTATTTGCTAAAGAAGCAGATTACATCAAAGGTGAACATTGGTTGTTGAAAGGTGCAACCTTAACCGATATGCGTGACAACATAGTGATTAAGAAAACTAATTTGCCAACATATCAATGGAAGACATCTCTAGAGCCAGACAAACTGCAGGTTGTCACTGTTAAACCTGAAGAATTATCATTGAGTGGTTTGTATAGTTACGTCCATTATCTTAAGGCTTCTGAACAAGATGCATCGCGATATGACTTGGCATTTTGGCGCAAAATCACGCAACCTTTCTCTATTGCTGTGATGATGCTTATGGCGTTGTCGTTTATCTTTGGGCCATTGCGTAGTGTGACAATGGGGGCAAGAATCTTGTCTGGTGTTATTGCTGGTTTTACTTTCTATATTTCAAGTGAATTCTTTGGCCCTTTAAGTTTAGTGTATGGTTTCCCTCCATCTATCGGTGCGATAGCGCCAAGTATTGTATTTTTGACTATCGCTGTTGTGTTAATGGGGCGTAAAGCCTAA